CGCTGGCAGCGGCCAGGGACGCCTTCGCCGCGCGTATGCTGATGGTTGAAGCGGCCGAACGCAGTCTCGACGTGCAGTACTACATCTGGCGCAATGACGTCACCGGCACCCTGTTACTTGACGCCTTGCTCAGAGCGGCAGAGCGCGGCGTGTGCGTCCGCTTGCTTCTGGACGACAACGGCATTGCCGGCCTGGACCAGACACTCAGCACACTCGATCAACACCCCTACATCGAAGTACGTCTGTTCAACCCCTTCTCCCTGCGGAAAGCCAAGATGCTGGGTTATCTGACGCATTTCTCCCGCGCCAACCGGCGCATGCACAACAAGTCGCTCACCGTCGACAACCAGGCCACCATCATTGGCGGGCGCAATATTGGCGACGAATACTTCGATGCCAGTGAAGGCGTGCTTTTCGCCGACCTCGACGTGCTGGCAATCGGCCCAGTGGTGGCGGATACCTCGGACGATTTTGATCGTTACTGGGCCAGTGATTCGAGCTATCCGCTGGAGCTGATCGTGCCGCGCAGCCAGAACGCCCCCTTGCGCCTACACGATATCGCTGCAGATCTTTCCAATACACCTGCAGCCAGCGGCTACGTGAAGGCCCTGCAGGAAAGCAACTTCATTGCACGCCTGCTGGACAAGGATCTGAGCTTTGAATGGAGCGAGACCACGCTGGTCAGTGACGATCCCGCCAAAGGCCTTGGCACAGCCAGTGATAGCGAACTATTGATCAGCGACCTGAAAGACATGCTCGACACTCCAACATCCCGGGTCGATCTCGTCTCACCCTACTTCGTCCCCACGCAAGCCGGCGTCGACCTGTTCACCGGCATGGTACGACGCGGCATAGAGGTACGCATTCT
The genomic region above belongs to Pseudomonas sediminis and contains:
- a CDS encoding phospholipase D family protein; amino-acid sequence: MIQTKTWRACLITALCSVAAGCALPPLDGRSESLAFTQAETADTTLGQALGSERDAHPGLSGILTLAAARDAFAARMLMVEAAERSLDVQYYIWRNDVTGTLLLDALLRAAERGVCVRLLLDDNGIAGLDQTLSTLDQHPYIEVRLFNPFSLRKAKMLGYLTHFSRANRRMHNKSLTVDNQATIIGGRNIGDEYFDASEGVLFADLDVLAIGPVVADTSDDFDRYWASDSSYPLELIVPRSQNAPLRLHDIAADLSNTPAASGYVKALQESNFIARLLDKDLSFEWSETTLVSDDPAKGLGTASDSELLISDLKDMLDTPTSRVDLVSPYFVPTQAGVDLFTGMVRRGIEVRILTNALEATDVTPVHAGYAKRRRALLEGGVKLYEMRLGADDEGPREKAGPFGSSGSSLHAKTFALDGQRIFIGSFNFDPRSARLNTEMGFIIESPTLAAAIGQAFETDIPANAYELGLSENGGLYWLERQNGEQRRLDSEPGTGLLKNLGVRLLSWLPIEWLL